A portion of the Chitinivorax sp. PXF-14 genome contains these proteins:
- the modB gene encoding molybdate ABC transporter permease subunit, translating into MGFSADDWSAILLTLKLATSTTLVLLVAGTPLAWWLARSRSLAGSIVGVVTTLPLVLPPTVIGFYLLVLMGEQGPIGQLTRHLGWGLLPFSFSGLLIASVLYSLPFAVQPLQQAFKAIGTRPLEVAATLRASPLDTFFSVALPLARPGLITAAVMSFAHTVGEFGVVLMIGGNIPGRTRVVSVQIFDHVEALEYTQAHWLAGGLLAFSFSVLLALHLLNRSGARS; encoded by the coding sequence ATGGGTTTCAGCGCGGACGACTGGTCGGCCATCCTCCTCACGCTCAAGCTCGCCACCAGCACCACGCTCGTGCTGCTGGTGGCCGGCACCCCGCTTGCGTGGTGGCTGGCGCGCAGCCGCAGCCTGGCCGGCAGCATCGTCGGTGTGGTCACCACCTTGCCGCTGGTGCTGCCGCCCACCGTGATCGGCTTCTATCTGCTGGTGCTGATGGGCGAACAGGGGCCGATCGGGCAGCTGACGCGGCACCTCGGCTGGGGGCTGCTGCCGTTCAGCTTCAGCGGCCTGCTGATCGCGTCGGTGCTCTATTCGCTGCCGTTCGCCGTGCAGCCCTTGCAGCAAGCCTTCAAGGCCATCGGCACACGGCCGCTGGAGGTCGCCGCCACCTTGCGCGCCTCGCCGCTCGATACCTTTTTCAGCGTGGCGCTGCCGCTGGCACGGCCCGGCCTGATCACTGCGGCGGTGATGAGCTTCGCCCACACCGTGGGGGAATTCGGCGTGGTGCTGATGATAGGCGGCAACATTCCGGGCCGCACGCGCGTCGTATCGGTGCAGATATTCGATCACGTCGAGGCGCTCGAATACACACAGGCCCACTGGCTGGCGGGCGGCCTGCTGGCGTTCAGCTTCAGTGTGCTGCTGGCACTGCATCTGCTCAACCGCAGCGGGGCCCGGTCATGA
- a CDS encoding HipA domain-containing protein, with protein MQLTLEKFLDGAWHQAATVVIDAPQRGIVSPCTVEYLPAYALAHLDAKGLPALSAHLAVSFNHQRLPHWVPFLLDILPNGFGRDLLVAQENWPRPDGPHNDANVLVHGASNPVGNLRIAEAHAWLTAQLPQPAQGWPLDEMRQNDADFLEYARVHGTLVAGTSTQGQAAKLWLTLRQDGLYYADILVPDAEAAAHYLLKMPRNARDAVLLRHEFHWLQLAQTAGLDVHGEPFMSGDLLFIPRFDRQLLNGGVRRRAVESAFSLMGIAAHAQPLRHEDIIEAWVNHADMDALGFGLLEYLKRDMLGYCLRVEDNHGRNTAFFLGEQGISLTPLFDFSPMFLDDDPPVRSTLWRQFSLGSHTEWLKLFDVWLPGIIGTDNSEDLRAQLVAWQPSLKATYEQFQALALDPRTAPCGQRFEIALGVLNALR; from the coding sequence ATGCAGCTGACACTGGAAAAATTCCTCGACGGCGCCTGGCACCAAGCTGCCACCGTCGTGATAGATGCGCCACAGCGCGGTATCGTGTCCCCGTGTACGGTGGAATATCTGCCGGCGTATGCCCTTGCCCATCTCGATGCCAAGGGCCTTCCCGCGTTATCTGCGCATCTAGCAGTGTCGTTTAATCATCAACGCTTGCCGCACTGGGTGCCTTTCCTGCTGGACATCTTGCCCAACGGTTTCGGTCGTGACCTTTTGGTGGCTCAGGAAAACTGGCCCCGCCCCGATGGCCCGCACAATGATGCAAATGTATTGGTTCACGGCGCCAGCAACCCGGTCGGCAATCTTCGCATCGCCGAGGCTCATGCCTGGCTAACGGCTCAACTGCCGCAACCCGCTCAAGGCTGGCCGCTGGATGAGATGCGGCAAAACGATGCAGACTTTCTGGAATATGCGCGAGTGCATGGCACATTGGTCGCTGGGACCAGTACCCAGGGGCAAGCTGCCAAGCTATGGCTTACCTTACGGCAGGATGGTCTTTACTACGCAGACATCCTGGTGCCAGATGCGGAAGCCGCTGCGCACTATCTGCTGAAGATGCCGCGCAATGCGCGCGACGCGGTGCTGCTGCGGCATGAGTTCCACTGGCTGCAGTTGGCACAGACAGCAGGGCTGGATGTCCATGGCGAGCCCTTCATGTCGGGCGATCTGTTATTTATTCCGCGCTTCGACCGCCAACTTTTGAATGGTGGCGTACGCCGCCGTGCGGTCGAGAGCGCGTTCAGCCTAATGGGGATTGCTGCACATGCCCAACCACTCCGGCATGAGGACATCATTGAAGCATGGGTAAACCACGCGGATATGGATGCGCTGGGCTTTGGATTGCTGGAATACCTGAAGCGGGACATGCTGGGGTACTGCCTGCGCGTCGAAGACAATCATGGACGCAACACGGCGTTCTTCCTGGGTGAGCAAGGCATTAGCCTGACGCCGCTCTTCGATTTCTCGCCGATGTTCCTGGACGATGACCCGCCGGTACGTTCGACCTTGTGGCGGCAGTTTTCGCTGGGTTCGCACACCGAATGGCTAAAGCTATTCGATGTCTGGTTGCCAGGCATCATCGGTACTGACAACAGTGAAGACTTGCGCGCTCAGCTGGTAGCTTGGCAACCAAGCCTGAAGGCGACCTACGAGCAATTCCAGGCGCTAGCCCTGGACCCACGCACGGCGCCATGTGGCCAGCGCTTTGAAATCGCATTGGGGGTGCTCAATGCGCTACGCTAA
- a CDS encoding phosphoribosyltransferase: MKFRDRMHAAALLGQALQRYRGQRPLVLAIPRGAVPMGRALADALGGELDVVMVRKIGAPFQPEFALAAVDEAGWVYRNPHGGSDAQTLRYIEAERERQLALIRERRARYTPGRGPADPRGRVVIVVDDGLATGATMIAALHALRDKQPARLVCAVPVAPSDVLSKIGPLADEVVCLATPTDFSAVGQFYERFDQVEDAEVVAVLHGTAGGPAGQD; this comes from the coding sequence ATGAAGTTTCGCGACCGGATGCACGCCGCCGCATTGCTGGGCCAGGCCCTGCAGCGCTATCGCGGACAACGGCCGCTGGTGCTGGCCATCCCGCGCGGGGCGGTGCCCATGGGCCGTGCGCTGGCCGATGCGCTCGGCGGCGAGCTCGATGTGGTGATGGTGCGCAAGATCGGCGCGCCGTTCCAGCCTGAGTTTGCGCTGGCGGCAGTCGACGAGGCCGGCTGGGTGTACCGCAATCCGCATGGCGGCAGCGATGCGCAGACACTGCGCTACATCGAGGCCGAGCGCGAGCGGCAACTGGCGCTGATCCGCGAACGGCGTGCGCGCTACACGCCGGGCCGGGGGCCGGCCGATCCGCGCGGCCGCGTGGTGATCGTCGTCGACGATGGCTTGGCGACCGGCGCCACGATGATCGCCGCGCTGCATGCGCTGCGCGACAAGCAGCCGGCGCGGCTGGTGTGCGCGGTGCCGGTGGCGCCGTCCGATGTGCTGAGCAAGATCGGGCCGCTGGCGGACGAGGTGGTCTGCCTCGCCACACCCACCGACTTCAGCGCGGTCGGGCAGTTTTACGAGCGTTTCGACCAGGTCGAGGATGCCGAGGTGGTGGCTGTGCTGCACGGCACGGCGGGCGGGCCTGCCGGGCAAGACTGA
- a CDS encoding TOBE domain-containing protein, producing the protein MTSSAPPPSRSKLVGKIALETQLGALLGDTRIRLLEAIATHGSISQAAKAVPLSYKAAWDAVDAMNNMADFPLVERTVGGRQGGGTQLTDYGRQMVALYRAMEKEYQEALDRVSERLGQIGVSDVGQFRSLMRRMAMRTSARNQFFGAIWALRAGEVDYEVSLRLDDQNLLTAIITRDSAENLGLAMGREIYALVKSSAVMLLTDESLRTSATNRLWGEVDAIHPGPVNAEVTLRLPGGRTVTSVVTQSSIERLGLAVGKRACATFKASDVILASFD; encoded by the coding sequence ATGACGTCGTCGGCGCCTCCACCAAGCCGCAGCAAACTCGTCGGCAAGATTGCACTCGAAACCCAGCTCGGCGCGCTGCTCGGCGACACCCGCATCCGCCTGCTCGAGGCCATCGCCACCCACGGCTCGATCTCGCAGGCGGCCAAGGCCGTGCCCCTGTCGTACAAGGCCGCCTGGGATGCCGTCGATGCGATGAACAATATGGCTGACTTCCCGCTGGTCGAGCGCACGGTGGGCGGCCGCCAGGGCGGCGGTACCCAGCTCACCGATTATGGCCGGCAGATGGTCGCGCTATATCGGGCGATGGAAAAGGAATACCAGGAAGCGCTCGATCGCGTCAGCGAGCGGCTGGGGCAGATCGGCGTCAGCGATGTCGGCCAGTTCCGTTCGCTGATGCGTCGCATGGCGATGCGCACCAGCGCACGCAACCAGTTCTTCGGTGCGATCTGGGCCCTGCGCGCGGGCGAGGTCGACTACGAGGTCAGCCTGCGGCTCGACGACCAGAACCTGCTGACCGCCATCATCACCCGTGACAGCGCGGAGAACCTCGGGCTCGCCATGGGCCGCGAAATCTACGCCCTGGTCAAATCGTCCGCCGTCATGCTACTGACCGACGAATCGCTGCGCACCTCGGCCACCAACCGGCTGTGGGGCGAGGTCGACGCCATCCATCCCGGCCCCGTCAACGCCGAAGTGACCTTGCGCCTGCCCGGCGGTCGCACGGTGACATCGGTGGTCACGCAGAGCAGCATCGAGCGCCTCGGGCTCGCCGTCGGCAAGCGCGCCTGCGCAACCTTCAAGGCCTCCGACGTAATCCTGGCCAGCTTCGACTAA
- a CDS encoding TonB-dependent receptor plug domain-containing protein codes for MQHNKKPTFPRQRALAHAVLLACASLGLASNAAAEDSDATNDLGTIVVTGSRIVNRSTLHQDQAASVVTRRDFQTFNRDTVADALNLLPGVMIATNGRNEKTINVRGYDSRQMPIFVDGIPLYVPYDGYVDLGRFRTADLSAIQVAKGMSSMMYGPNAMGGAINLLTRKPTKPFEGDVRAGVGSGQLRTGSVNLGTRQDNWYLQAGADYESQDFFKLSGDFQPTAVEDGGHRLNSDHLDIKKSVKLGWLPREGDEYALGYVYQHGAKGQPPVTDPTQSPRYWRWPYWDKESVYLLSTTRLTGNEAIKLRVYHDTYANAVINYKDASYSQVQAKVLNTTTGESYYDDSSNGASAELSSDRLQGHTLKALLYVKRDTHRESDGQNSGATFRDDIHSFALEDRYALGEATQLVAGLSRDTLKPTESGIYQLPSAKSLNNAQLGLYQDIAAGRVYASIAGKSRLPTLKDRYSLRMGSTIENPDLQPERSRNYEIGFQGEPWANGSVDAAVFYSDIRDLIQMVSNVQPGRGQMQNVGHVVARGLELGLRQRVGQDTTLGGSYTLLSRDNRSSSDRLTGTPRNKLTGYADWGFLPGWHAVWFTQYESSRWSSNTVELGSYATSDLKLAWSPIKAVTVEAGASNLFDRNYQLVDGYPSPGRGWFVNGQYRF; via the coding sequence ATGCAACACAATAAGAAACCCACCTTCCCGCGCCAGCGGGCGCTCGCCCATGCAGTCCTGCTGGCGTGCGCCTCGCTCGGCCTCGCATCGAACGCAGCAGCCGAGGATAGCGACGCCACCAACGACCTGGGCACCATCGTCGTCACCGGCAGCCGCATCGTCAACCGCAGCACGCTACACCAGGACCAGGCAGCATCGGTCGTCACCCGCCGCGACTTCCAGACCTTCAACCGCGACACGGTCGCCGATGCGCTGAACCTGCTGCCGGGCGTCATGATCGCGACCAACGGCCGCAACGAGAAGACGATCAATGTGCGCGGCTACGACTCGCGCCAGATGCCGATCTTCGTCGATGGCATCCCGCTCTATGTGCCCTACGATGGCTATGTCGATCTCGGCCGCTTCCGCACCGCCGATCTGTCGGCCATCCAGGTGGCCAAGGGCATGAGCTCGATGATGTACGGCCCCAACGCCATGGGCGGCGCGATCAACCTGCTGACGCGCAAGCCGACCAAGCCATTCGAGGGCGATGTGCGCGCCGGTGTCGGCAGCGGCCAGCTGCGGACCGGCAGCGTCAACCTCGGCACGCGCCAGGACAACTGGTATCTGCAGGCCGGCGCCGATTACGAGAGCCAGGATTTCTTCAAGCTGTCGGGCGATTTCCAGCCTACCGCGGTCGAGGACGGCGGCCACCGCCTGAACTCGGACCATCTCGACATCAAGAAATCGGTCAAGCTCGGCTGGCTGCCCCGCGAGGGCGACGAGTATGCGCTCGGCTACGTCTACCAGCACGGCGCCAAGGGTCAGCCGCCAGTGACCGACCCGACCCAGAGTCCACGCTACTGGCGCTGGCCCTACTGGGACAAGGAAAGCGTCTACCTGCTGTCGACCACGCGGCTGACGGGCAATGAAGCCATCAAGCTGCGCGTCTATCACGACACCTACGCCAACGCGGTGATCAACTACAAGGACGCGAGCTACAGCCAGGTGCAGGCCAAGGTGCTCAACACCACCACCGGCGAGAGCTACTACGACGACAGCAGCAACGGCGCCTCGGCCGAGCTGTCGAGCGACCGCCTGCAGGGCCACACGCTGAAGGCGCTGCTCTACGTCAAGCGCGACACCCACCGCGAGAGCGACGGGCAAAACAGCGGTGCGACCTTCCGCGACGACATCCACTCCTTCGCGCTGGAAGACCGCTACGCGCTGGGCGAAGCGACGCAGCTGGTCGCAGGCCTGTCGCGCGACACACTGAAACCGACCGAATCGGGCATCTACCAGCTGCCTTCGGCCAAGTCGTTGAATAACGCACAGCTCGGCCTTTATCAGGACATCGCCGCTGGCCGCGTCTACGCCAGCATCGCCGGCAAATCACGGCTGCCGACGTTGAAAGACCGCTACTCGCTGCGCATGGGCAGCACCATTGAAAACCCGGACCTGCAGCCGGAGCGCTCGCGCAACTACGAGATCGGCTTCCAGGGCGAGCCCTGGGCCAACGGCAGTGTCGATGCGGCGGTGTTTTACAGCGATATCCGCGACCTGATCCAGATGGTCTCCAACGTGCAGCCGGGCCGTGGCCAGATGCAGAACGTCGGCCATGTCGTCGCGCGCGGCCTCGAGCTCGGCCTGCGCCAGCGCGTCGGCCAGGACACCACGCTGGGTGGCAGCTACACCCTGCTGTCGCGCGACAACCGTTCGAGCAGCGACAGGCTGACCGGCACGCCGCGCAACAAGCTCACCGGCTACGCCGACTGGGGCTTCCTGCCCGGCTGGCACGCGGTGTGGTTCACCCAGTACGAGAGCAGCCGCTGGAGCTCGAACACGGTCGAACTCGGCAGCTATGCCACATCCGACCTCAAGCTCGCGTGGTCGCCGATCAAGGCCGTCACCGTCGAGGCCGGCGCCAGCAACCTGTTCGACCGCAACTACCAGCTGGTGGACGGCTACCCGTCGCCGGGTCGTGGCTGGTTCGTCAACGGCCAATACCGATTCTGA
- a CDS encoding molybdopterin-dependent oxidoreductase, whose amino-acid sequence MMLTFKQLCLAAAFTVLPLVAQAAGKVDNPAQYVTHSVSVSGAVAKQLTLTVADLKKMPAAEIGAMPIVCQSGATMEEIKQYKGVKLKDVLDRAEIVSRDHNDTKKMVIVATASDGYKAVFSWQELYNSPLGDEVVVFFEKNGKLLDDDEGQIALISAKDLRAGPRHVKWLQSLEVIKLFN is encoded by the coding sequence ATGATGCTCACATTCAAACAACTCTGCCTTGCCGCCGCGTTCACCGTGCTGCCACTGGTCGCCCAGGCGGCGGGCAAGGTCGATAACCCGGCCCAATATGTCACGCACTCGGTCAGTGTCAGCGGTGCGGTCGCCAAGCAGCTCACGCTGACGGTGGCCGACCTGAAGAAAATGCCGGCCGCCGAGATCGGCGCCATGCCAATCGTCTGCCAGAGCGGCGCCACCATGGAAGAGATCAAGCAATACAAGGGGGTGAAGCTGAAGGATGTGCTCGATCGCGCCGAGATCGTCAGCCGCGATCACAACGACACCAAGAAGATGGTGATCGTCGCTACCGCCAGCGATGGCTACAAGGCGGTGTTTTCCTGGCAGGAACTATACAACTCGCCGTTGGGCGACGAGGTGGTGGTGTTCTTCGAGAAGAACGGCAAGCTGCTTGACGACGACGAGGGCCAGATCGCGCTGATTTCCGCCAAGGACCTGCGCGCCGGGCCGCGTCACGTCAAATGGCTGCAATCGCTGGAGGTGATCAAGCTGTTCAACTGA
- the modA gene encoding molybdate ABC transporter substrate-binding protein, translated as MPRLAPRLTLFAALFLSMAAHADEVQVAVAANFAGPMQKIAAAFEQSTGHKALISVGATGKFYAQIKSGAPFEVLLAADDETPAKLEKEGAAVAGTRFTYAIGKLVLWSAKPNLVDDQGAVLKLGHFEHLAIANPKLAPYGQAAVETLKALNLYDSLAAKFVMGENIAQTQQFVSTGNAELGFVALSQVFEGGKVKSGSAWIVPPTLYAPIRQDAVLLEHGRGKPAAQALLQYLKSDAARTAITASGYSL; from the coding sequence ATGCCTCGCCTCGCCCCCCGCCTCACCCTGTTCGCCGCCTTGTTCCTGTCCATGGCGGCTCATGCCGACGAAGTCCAGGTCGCCGTCGCCGCCAACTTTGCCGGCCCGATGCAGAAGATCGCAGCCGCATTCGAACAGAGCACCGGCCACAAGGCGCTGATCTCGGTCGGCGCGACCGGCAAGTTCTACGCGCAGATCAAGAGCGGCGCGCCGTTCGAGGTGCTGCTGGCGGCCGATGACGAAACCCCGGCCAAGCTGGAGAAGGAAGGCGCCGCCGTGGCGGGCACACGTTTCACCTACGCCATCGGCAAGCTGGTGCTGTGGAGCGCCAAGCCTAACCTGGTCGACGACCAAGGCGCCGTGCTCAAGCTGGGCCATTTCGAACACCTGGCCATCGCCAACCCCAAGCTCGCGCCCTATGGCCAGGCAGCGGTCGAGACGCTGAAGGCATTGAATCTCTATGACAGCCTGGCGGCGAAATTCGTCATGGGCGAGAACATCGCGCAGACCCAGCAGTTCGTTTCCACCGGTAATGCCGAGCTCGGCTTCGTTGCGCTGTCGCAGGTATTCGAGGGCGGCAAGGTGAAGAGCGGCTCGGCCTGGATCGTCCCGCCGACGCTCTACGCGCCGATCCGCCAGGACGCAGTGCTGCTCGAACACGGCCGCGGCAAACCCGCTGCGCAGGCACTGCTGCAGTATCTGAAATCCGACGCGGCACGCACAGCCATCACCGCCTCCGGCTACTCGCTGTAA
- a CDS encoding molybdopterin-binding protein, whose amino-acid sequence MNISARNQFSGTVASLQAGAVNAEVIVDLGGGTQLAAIITNASVQSLGLAAGKPVVALVKASSILLMTDGGGFKLSARNCLAGTVKQVRDGAVNAEVVLALPGGTEVVAIVTQESVASLGLKAGVAATAVIKASAVILGVQG is encoded by the coding sequence ATGAATATCAGCGCGCGCAACCAGTTCAGCGGTACCGTCGCCAGCCTCCAGGCCGGTGCGGTGAATGCCGAAGTGATCGTCGATCTCGGCGGCGGCACGCAACTCGCCGCCATCATCACCAACGCCAGCGTGCAGTCGCTCGGCCTGGCTGCCGGCAAGCCGGTCGTGGCCCTGGTGAAGGCATCGTCGATTTTGCTGATGACTGACGGTGGCGGCTTCAAGCTGTCCGCCCGCAATTGTCTCGCCGGCACGGTCAAGCAGGTGCGCGATGGCGCGGTGAACGCCGAAGTCGTGCTGGCTCTGCCGGGTGGCACGGAAGTCGTGGCGATCGTGACGCAGGAGTCGGTCGCGTCGCTCGGCCTCAAGGCCGGTGTGGCGGCGACGGCGGTGATCAAGGCCTCGGCCGTGATTCTCGGCGTACAGGGCTGA
- a CDS encoding helix-turn-helix domain-containing protein — protein MRYAKKSPEELQALRRTLVSRLAQSQPGVAEAARWIRDSLGLNQREFAKLVGLSTPQVARLERGEANPTLETLLAVGKPYGLGIGFSHPDMLVQQSAPATDITPSQAVEPKVKIPRLNFNKPADG, from the coding sequence ATGCGCTACGCTAAGAAATCGCCAGAAGAACTGCAGGCCTTGCGTCGCACCCTGGTCAGCCGGCTGGCACAGTCCCAGCCTGGCGTGGCGGAAGCGGCCCGCTGGATAAGAGATTCGCTTGGCCTTAACCAGCGTGAGTTTGCCAAGCTGGTCGGGCTTAGCACGCCGCAGGTTGCACGGCTTGAGCGGGGAGAGGCCAATCCCACACTGGAGACGCTGCTGGCTGTCGGTAAACCCTATGGTTTGGGCATTGGGTTCAGCCATCCGGATATGCTGGTACAACAGTCAGCGCCAGCAACCGACATAACACCCAGTCAGGCGGTGGAGCCGAAAGTGAAAATCCCGCGGCTAAATTTCAACAAGCCTGCAGATGGCTAG
- the modC gene encoding molybdenum ABC transporter ATP-binding protein, which translates to MSIQARFTLDHGEFRLDVDLALPLSGVSVLFGASGSGKTTILRCLAGLEPKARGRLQVGEQVWQDDAQGLCLPPHQRELGMVFQEASLFPHLSVRRNLEYGLRRTPPAARRVSWQQALVLLGIEHLLDRSPAKLSGGERQRVAIARALLTSPRLLLLDEPLSALDFRRKQDILPYLERLQAELDLPIVYVSHAIEEVIRLADHLVLIDQGRVVAAGSPTDTLSRLDLPAQFSDEASVVLDTHVDAVDPHYSLAQLGFAGGTLWLPASGLQAGQASRVRIHARDVSLALTEHADSSILNRLPAVVSTFAPATQPGHMLIRCELAGGHIVARITRRSFDALALRPGLQVWLQIKAMSLIH; encoded by the coding sequence ATGAGCATCCAGGCACGCTTCACGCTCGATCACGGCGAATTCCGCCTCGATGTCGACCTGGCCCTGCCCTTGAGCGGGGTATCGGTGCTGTTCGGCGCATCGGGCTCGGGCAAGACGACGATCCTGCGCTGCCTGGCCGGGCTCGAGCCCAAGGCACGCGGGCGGCTGCAGGTGGGCGAGCAGGTGTGGCAGGACGATGCCCAAGGCCTGTGCCTGCCGCCGCACCAGCGCGAGCTCGGCATGGTGTTCCAGGAGGCCAGCCTGTTCCCGCACCTGTCGGTGCGCCGCAACCTCGAATACGGCCTGCGGCGGACCCCGCCCGCAGCCCGGCGCGTGAGCTGGCAGCAGGCACTGGTGCTACTCGGCATCGAGCATCTGCTCGACCGCTCGCCGGCCAAGCTGTCGGGCGGCGAACGCCAGCGCGTGGCCATCGCGCGCGCGCTGCTGACCTCGCCTCGCCTGCTGCTGCTGGACGAGCCGCTGTCGGCGCTCGATTTCCGCCGCAAGCAGGATATCCTGCCCTATCTGGAGCGGCTGCAGGCCGAGCTCGACCTGCCCATCGTCTATGTCAGCCATGCCATCGAGGAAGTCATCCGCCTCGCCGATCACCTAGTGCTGATCGACCAGGGCCGGGTAGTCGCTGCCGGCTCCCCGACCGACACCCTGTCTCGCCTCGACTTGCCCGCCCAGTTCAGCGACGAGGCCAGCGTGGTGCTCGATACCCATGTCGACGCCGTCGATCCGCATTACAGCCTGGCGCAACTCGGCTTTGCCGGCGGCACGCTGTGGCTGCCCGCCTCCGGCTTGCAGGCGGGCCAGGCCAGCCGCGTGCGCATCCACGCGCGCGACGTCAGCCTTGCGCTGACCGAGCATGCCGACTCGAGCATCCTCAATCGCCTGCCCGCCGTCGTCTCGACATTCGCGCCGGCCACCCAGCCGGGCCACATGCTGATCCGTTGCGAGCTGGCCGGCGGCCACATCGTCGCCCGCATCACACGGCGCTCGTTCGACGCACTGGCGCTGCGCCCCGGCCTCCAGGTATGGCTGCAGATCAAGGCGATGAGCCTGATCCACTAA